The window TCCACCTTGCCATCCCTGCCGCCCTTACCACCGGAATTGCAGCCATGACTGCACCGTGGAAGACAAACCCGGTTGAACACGAGAATCCGTTCCTCAGGTATTTCGACGGCGAGATGCGCTATCTGCGCGAGGCGGGCCGAGAGTTTGCGCAGACTTATCCCGACGCCGCGCGTCGCGTGGGGATCCTCCATGGCGAGCCCGATGGACCTGTCCGTGCGGTCAACGAAGGCTTCGCGATGCTCGCGGCGCGGTTGCGCATGAAGCTCGACGACGGGATGCCGGAGGTGACTGATGCGCTGCTCGACAACCTGTATGAGTACGCGGCGCGGCCGATTCCGTCGTTGTCGATCATCGAGTGCATGCCCCAGAACGGCACGGGCTCGACCAAAGTGCAGATCCCGGCCGGCGCCGTGGTGCGCTCGGCTCCGGTCGGTCCCGATGCGGTGCCGTGCCTGTACCGGACGACGCAGGCCGTCGAACTGCTGCCGCTCTCGGTGGAGGACGCGCAGGTCGCGGTACGCACCGACGGACATACAGTCATCCGCCTCACGTTCGGGCTCTGCCTCGCGGAGCAGCGCGAGCGTGTGGACCTGTCACGCATCCGCCTATACCTGCATGGCGACCGGCCCGCCGCTGCCGCGCTGTACGCGGCGCTGACGCGTCAGGTGGCGTCAATCGGTCTGCGCCTGCCGTCGGTGCGCGATGGCGAACTGCAGCGACTCGATAGCGTGTGCTTCGAAGCGGCAGGCTTCGGCCCGTCGACGCGGCTATGGCCAATCACGGATCCCGGGCGCGACCAGCAGCTCGACCGCGAGCAGACGATGCTCGAGTATTTCGCGTTTCCGCAAAAATTCCACTTCGTCGATCTGTGCGGCTTCGATACCGCGGTGCTGCCGGCGGGCGAAGCTCAGATGACCTTCGAGATCGAGTTGGATGCTCGCATACCGGGCGATCATCCGGTCGGCCGCGACAGCTTCCGTCTGTTCTGCACGCCCGTGATCAACGTGTTCGAGGTCGACGCGCTACCGCTGCAGCCTGCCGACTGGCTCGACCGGGAGCACCGCGTCCGCGTGCAGCCTGCCGCGGCTGAACATGTCGAGCCCTACGACGTACTCGCGCTCATCGCTGCCGACCCGGAGGACAGCGCACGGCACGCCTACCAGGCGTTTACGAGCTTCCGGCATCGCGGCTGGATGCTGCGTTACGAGAAGCCGGAGCGGTACTTCCATACCTCGACGCGTTTCGGCGCGACGGGCCGAGAGCTGTGGGTGACGCTGGCGGGCCAGCTGTGGGCGGGGACATACCGGAATGCGCAGGACGACGAGGACCGCCCCGACCCGGACCGCTACCTGACGGTGCGGGCGCTCGCCAACAACGGGCGCCTGCCGCGCATGGCGCTCGCTGAGGCGGCGATCACCGAAACCGTGTCGGGCTTCACCGGTATCGCGTCGGTGCGCAATCTGACGGCGCCGACGCTGCCACTCTATCCGCCGCGCTACCACCCGGAATATGACTGGCGCGTGCTCGGCCACTTTACGGCGGGCAGCGCGAACGAACTGAATCGAATTCACGTGGAGGGCGCATCAGCGCTGCGTGAGACGCTGGAGCTCTACGACTGGGCGGCAGACGACGCGATCGAGCGGCGCATCGAGGCGATCAGGGACGTGCGGTTCTCCGCGCAGCAGTTGCTGCTGCGCGGCTACGTGCAACGTGTCATCTGCGCACACGTCGAGCTCGACGCGACCGCCTTTGACGGGCCGGGCGATGCAGTGCTGTTTGGCGACGTGCTGAGCTGCTTCGTGGGGCGTTACGCGTGCTTCCACCATTCCATGCAACTGGTGCTGATGATCGACGGTAAGGAGACCGTCTATCCGCGCATCGACTTCGAGGGGGCACCTTTCTAATGAACCTCGCCGTGACGGCGCATCGTCGCCGGTACTTCGCGCACTGATGTTCGCGGATAGCGCGAATACGGCGGCGGGTTATGTCTCGACAGATCTCACTGAAACTCAACGCGATGGTCATCAGCAACCTACGCCAGCCGGAGTAGGCGAGTGGCGTACAACCCAGCGAAGACAGCATGAAACGATATGACATCCGGAATGGCGATACGACGACCGCAGGCGGCCGCGTTCAAGCGAGCGGTCGCGACGACCCGATTGACGGCGTGCCTGTCGCATACGAAAACGATCCGGTCTGGTGCGAGAAATGTCGGACGACCGGATACATCGCCTGTGTCGGGCCGCGTGTTTCCTCAACGGGGTCGGACGGGCGCCAGCAGGCGTTGAGCGATGACCTGTGCCGGTGTCGCTGCACGCCCGCCCCACGCCTGATCGCTTCGCAAACCCGTTCGTACTGCGAGCTGACCACTGGTGCCGGGAGTGCGTGATCCTTCAGCGCTGTCTGAGCCGCAAGGCGAGACGAAGGTTTATTGTGCGAACACAATTTTCCGGAAGTCGATCGACACCAGCAACGGCTCGTCGACCTTTCGTCCCGCTTCGTCGTAGGCATAAACCCGGCGCGACATCGGCACCATGACGCCGCGCACCTCGCGGTAGTCCGACGCGTAGTTCGCGCCTTGCGCCCCGCCCATCACGTCCACGGTGTAGTCGTGACGGCGCAGCAATCCGTCTTCGCCGAAGTAGGAAATCTGCTCGCGGCTGTGACTGGCGATCGAATCCGGGAACGTGACCTTCAGCCGCCGCCAGACTTCGCCGTTCTCGTTCCATTCGGGCAGCTCTTCGGTCTGGAAGCCGGGGAGCGTGTAGAGAAACGGTATCGTCAGATAAGTCCACAGCGCGTAGCCTGTGAAGTACAGCGCGTGCAGGCGATCCCACGGTGTCATCTGGGTGTGGCCTTCATATGCCGACCGCGGTGCGTGCCGCTTCTCGGTGGTACGGCCGTCCAGCGAGTCGAGGTGCACGACGTCCGGTGCGAACGTGCCTCGCCAGCCGGCCGCCGGCGCGGTGATCGTGAGGTGCTGGCGTCGCAGGTCCGCAGCCAATTCTATGCCCTTGAACATATCGGGCTGGCCCTTGAGGTGCCAGATGGCGCCGCCGGTATCGAGCGCGGCTGTTGCGCTGCGGAACCTGGCCCAGTTGTCGATGCCGCCGTGCGCCCGCACGGCCTCGTCAAGTAATGTGCTCATTGCATTCTTCCTGTATGGCGCGAGCGTTACTGCTCGTTGGCGAACGTGTCGCCGAACATCGGCAGGCCGCTGACCGACTCCGCTTTCGTCGCCTCGTCCTGCAGGACGTCCCAGTGTTCGGCCAGCTTGCCGTTCTCGAAGCGCACGACATCGGCGGCGATCCATGCCCGCGGCCGTCCGTGTCCGGTGAAACGGCCATGGGCGATCACGTAGTCGCCTTCCGCGACGATCAACTGGTTCTCGTAGCGCAGCGTGGCGGGCAAGTCGCGGATCAGGTTGAACAGGCCGTCGCGTCCCGGCGCGATGTGCGCGCTGTGCTGGATGTATTTGTCGGACCAGAAGCGTTCGGCGGCGGCATAGTCGCGCTGGTTGAAGAGCGTGTCGAAAGCCTCGAGGACAAGGGCCTTGTTCTGTTCAGGGGTGGTTTTGCTCATGTTGATCTCGCTATCTCATTCGACCGGAATCGGGTTGTCGACGATGAACTGATTGAACTGCTCGACAAACGCGTGCTCGTTCGGCCCCGCGTTGTCGCGCAGCGGCTTGGCCGCGTCGACGATGACCTCGGTCGTGGCGGTTTCCAGGCGCTCCATCGTTTCGGCGATGAACGCGTCGAGCGGCATGGCGCGCGGGTCGCCGCTCTTGTGAATGAGGTCGGTGTCGACCCAGGGCGGCGCGATCTCGAGCACGCGCACGCTCGTATTGCGCAGCATGAAGCGTTGCGACAGCGTGTAAGAGTGAATCGCGGCTTTGGTGGCCGAGTACAACGCGGTCTGCGCGATCGGTACGAAGGCGAGCACCGAGCTGTTGTTGATGAGGGTCGACTCGGGCTGCTGCTTCAGATGCTCCACGAAGGCTGCGCTGACCCGTACCGGGCCAAGCAGGTTTGTTTCGACGAGACGGACGGCCTGCTCGTCGTCGAGTGCGCCGCCGGCGTCGTCGAACGGCATGATGCCGGCGTTGTTGATCACGACGTTCAAAGCCGGATAGCGTGCGATCAATTGCGCGGCGACCTCGCGAATCTGCTGGCCGTTGCCGATATCGAGCTCGACGGTATCGATGCCGGGGTTGGCCTTCGCGACCTCATCGAGCAGTGCCTTGCGGCGGCCCGCGACGATGACCTTGTTGCTTCGCTTGTTGAGGGCTTCCGCTAATGCGCGGCCGATGCCCGACGTGCCGCCGGTGATGAAAATGGTGTTTCCGGTGAGTTTCATGATTAGCAATCCTTTGTATGATGATTCGAAAGCAGGTTCGAAATTCGCGCCAAATTACGCCGTCGTATAGCGCGGGGCCGGAACCTTGTTCGACAGAATCGGGGCCATCGCTTGACGTGCGGCCTCATAGGCATCCCACTTTTCGCCCGCATGCAGCGACGGGATCGTCACGAGTTCGCCGCGGTCGAAGCCGATCAACGCCGCGTCGACCATATCGGAGGCCGACATGACGATGCTCTCGGGCAAGTGCTCGATCGGCAGGCCGCCGGTCTCCCAGAAGTCGGTCGCGGTGGCGCCGGGCAGCACGGCTTGCACTTGCACGCCCTTGCCGGCGAGTTCGTGATGCAGCGACTGGCTGAACGCGAGCACGAACGCCTTGCTGCCGCCGTAGACGCCGTTGAGCGTTTCCGGCGAGATCGCGACGATCGACGAAATGTTGATGACGGCGCCCTTGCCGCGCGCGATGAAGCCGGGGACGGCGGCATACGTGAGGCGGGTGAGCGCGGTGACGTTCAGATCGATCAACCGCGTCATCGCGTCGACGTCGCTGTCGAGCAGGGGCTTGTGCGTACCCACACCGGCGTTGTTGACCAGCAGCGTGATGCTGGCGTCCTGTTTCAGTTTCGCTTCGACGGCGGCGAGGCCCGCGCGGTCGTTGAGATCCGCGTCGACGATCTCGACGCTGCGGCGCGTCTCGTTCGTGATGCGGTCGGCGAGGGCGATCAGCTTGTTGCGGTTGCGTGCGACCAGAATCAGGTCGTAGCCGCGGCGCGCCAGCCGCTCGGCGTAGACTGCGCCGATACCCGACGAAGCGCCCGTGATAAGTGCGGTACCTTGGTATGCCTGAGCCATGATGTCACTCCTTGAAGAAGGTGGTTGGTGAATCCGTGAGTGCATTCTGGCTTCGTTTCGCCATGACGGAAATGACGTAGAAGGGTATGATTTAGGACATTGCCTGGAGGATGACGGAAATGCACCGGATCGGCTTTCTAATGAGTGACGGCTTTCAGATCATGGCGCTCGCGCCTCAGTCGGTGTTCGAGTACGCGAACATGACCGCGGGCGAGGCGTTCTACACGCTTGAGAATTTCTCGATAGACGGCGGCGAGGTGCGCTCGTCGCTCAACGTGGCGGTGAGCACGCGGCCGTTGCGCGGGAAGGTCGACGTGGACACGTGGTTCGTCGCCGGCGTGAACGATCCGCTTAGTTCGCCGGCGCCGGAAGAGATTCTTGCGTTCCTGCGCAAGGGGGGGCAACGCGCGAGGCGCATCGCCGGGATCTGCACCGGCGCCTTCGTGCTCGCGGAAGCGGGCTTGCTGGCGCAGCGGCGCGCCACGACGCATTGGTATTTCGGGCGCGAAATGCAGAAGCGCTTTCCGGACATCCGCGTCGAGGAAGACCGGATCTATATCGTCGATGGTCCGATCTGGACGTCGGCCGGCATGACGGCCGGCCTGGATCTCGCGCTCGCGATGGTGGAAAAGGATCTCGGTCCGGAAATAGCACGTTCGGTGGCGCACAAGCTGGTCATGCATCATCGCCGGGCGGGCGGCCAGTCTCAGCATTCAGAAATGCTGGATCTCGCGCCGAAGTCCGATCGCATCCAGAATGCGCTGAACTATGCGCGCCAGAATCTGAGCCGGGCGTTGACGGTGGAGGAGTTGGCCGACAGCGTGCATTTGAGCCCGCGCCAGTTCAGCCGTGTCTTCACGCTAGAAACAGGGCAGTCTCCGGCCAAGGCCATCGAAGGTTTGCGCCTGGAGGCGGCGCGGCTCATGATCGAGCAAAGCCGGCATCCACTTGAAGTCATCGCTAAGGAAACCGGCTTTCGCGACCGCCGCCATATGCGCGAAGCGTTCGTGCGCGGATTTGGCGTTCCGCCCCAGGCGGTCCGGCGCGAGGCGCGCGTGGATGTCGAATGAGTCGAACGCTAAGCGCAGCAGCACGCAGCGTCAGCAGCAAATCGCAGATTGCGTCAAACTAACGCGCACCCAATGACCCTTGCCACACGGCGAGCGGTGCTTATGCACACGCCGAATACCTGGAGGATGCCACCCATGCCTAGCCAATCCCTCGTCAGCGTCGCCATTCTCGACGACTACCAGAATGTCGCGCTCGACCTGGCGGACTGGTCGCCCTTGAACAACCGTGCGCAGATCACGGTGTTCAACGACCACGTGTCGGAAGATGCGCAAGTGATCGAACGTCTCAAGCCGTTCGACGTGCTGTGCGTGATGCGCGAGCGCACGCCGCTCACGCGCGAGATCCTCGAGCACCTGCCCAATCTCAAGCTGATTGCCTCGACGGGCGCGGGCAACGCGTCAATCGACACGGACGCGGCCGCAGAGCGCGGCATCGAGGTCGTTCACACGGGCTACTCGTCCACGCCGACCATCGAATTCGCTTGGTCGATGATTCTGGCGATGGCCCGCAATATCTCTGTCGAGAATCAGTCTTTGCGCGAAGGCGGCTGGCAGGTCACGCTCGGAACGGAACTGGCGGGCAAGACACTCGGCCTGCTTGGGCTCGGCCGTGTCGGCTCGGCGGTCGGCGTGATCGGCCGCGCGTTCAGGATGAATGTGATTGCCTGGAGCCAGAACTTGACTGCCGAGCGTGCGGAATCGAAAGGCGTTCAGCTGGTCGACAAAGATACGCTGTTCTCGACTTCCGACTTTCTGTCGATCCACGTCCGTTTGAGCGAACGGACGCGAGGTCTGGTTGGCGCGGCGGAGTTCGCTCAAATGAAACCCACGAGCCGCATCATCAATACGTCGCGCGGGCCCATTGTCGATGAGACGGCGCTGCTGGCGGCGCTCAAGAGCGGGCAGATCGCAGGCGCCGCAATCGATGTCTACGATACCGAGCCGCTCGATCCGGCGCACCCGTTTCGCTCGCTGAACAACGTGCTCGCCACGCCGCATATCGGCTACGTGTCGCGTGAGTTGTACCAGACGTTTTACGGCGACAGCGTGCGCAACATCGTCGAATGGCTCGATAAGACGCAACAGCCTGCTCATGGCTAACGTCAGACAAAACTCCGCGCGCGAGGCCGCCAGGAGCGCGCGTTGAAGCTCGATCCCGTCTCGCTGAAGCTATTCGTGCGCGTGGTGGACGAAGGCACGATCGCCGGTGCGGCCGAGCTCGAGCATATCGCCGCGCCGGCTGTCAGCAAGCGCCTAAAGGAACTTGAAGACCTCTTCGGCACGCCGCTGCTCACGCGCACCAACAAGGGCATTACGCCGACTGCGGCCGGCGTCAATCTGTCGATCCTCGCGCGCGATGTGCTGGACGACATGCGCAATATCGTCCTGCAAATGAAGGCGTATTCGGATGGCCTGCGAGGATCGGTGCGCGTGCTCGTCAACATCTCGGCGATCTCGACCTTCATGCCGCCCATCGTCAAATCGTTCAGCGAACGCTATCCCGACGTCAACATCTCACTGCTCGAACGCGACAGCCTGGCGATTACCGAGAGCGTCGCGGAAAACGTCGCGGAGATCGGCGTGTTTACGCGGCTGCCGCATAGCGCCGACATCGAGGTTCATCCGTTCCGCACGGATGAGCTCAAGGTGCTCGTTCCATCCGCTCATCCGTTGGCGAATCGCCGTCACGTCGCGTTCGCGGAAACGCTCGACCATGAACACGTGGTGCTGCGCGCGGGCACGCATCTGCGCTTCCAGATGCTGTCGGAGGCGAGCAAGGCCGGAAAAACGCTGCGGGCGAAGGTCGAAGTCTCGTCGTATGACGCGCTGTGCAAGATGGTGCAAGTCGGCATGGGCGTCGGCATCTTGCCAGCGGGCAACGCAGAGCTATACCGCTTGCCGGGCACCCGCATGCTGAAGCTCGACGAGGCGTGGGCGACGCGCGAGCTTGTCGTGTGCGTGCGCCGCGCGGATGCGCTGTCACCTGTCGCACGGCTCTTTTTCGAGCACCTTCTCGCGAGCCACTGACGCGCTCGGCGTCTCCCCCTTGCCATCACCGTTCGCGATGGCAGGCTCGCCATTCGTTGATGTACAGGGCAAGCCCGTCTACCTAGCATGAAGGCACTCGACGCGCGTTCGCGGTGCCAACCACCCATTGACTGCACCCACCGACGTGCGAATCCGAGTTCTCGGATCAACAC is drawn from Trinickia violacea and contains these coding sequences:
- the tssF gene encoding type VI secretion system baseplate subunit TssF, giving the protein MTAPWKTNPVEHENPFLRYFDGEMRYLREAGREFAQTYPDAARRVGILHGEPDGPVRAVNEGFAMLAARLRMKLDDGMPEVTDALLDNLYEYAARPIPSLSIIECMPQNGTGSTKVQIPAGAVVRSAPVGPDAVPCLYRTTQAVELLPLSVEDAQVAVRTDGHTVIRLTFGLCLAEQRERVDLSRIRLYLHGDRPAAAALYAALTRQVASIGLRLPSVRDGELQRLDSVCFEAAGFGPSTRLWPITDPGRDQQLDREQTMLEYFAFPQKFHFVDLCGFDTAVLPAGEAQMTFEIELDARIPGDHPVGRDSFRLFCTPVINVFEVDALPLQPADWLDREHRVRVQPAAAEHVEPYDVLALIAADPEDSARHAYQAFTSFRHRGWMLRYEKPERYFHTSTRFGATGRELWVTLAGQLWAGTYRNAQDDEDRPDPDRYLTVRALANNGRLPRMALAEAAITETVSGFTGIASVRNLTAPTLPLYPPRYHPEYDWRVLGHFTAGSANELNRIHVEGASALRETLELYDWAADDAIERRIEAIRDVRFSAQQLLLRGYVQRVICAHVELDATAFDGPGDAVLFGDVLSCFVGRYACFHHSMQLVLMIDGKETVYPRIDFEGAPF
- a CDS encoding PAAR domain-containing protein, which produces MKRYDIRNGDTTTAGGRVQASGRDDPIDGVPVAYENDPVWCEKCRTTGYIACVGPRVSSTGSDGRQQALSDDLCRCRCTPAPRLIASQTRSYCELTTGAGSA
- a CDS encoding nuclear transport factor 2 family protein yields the protein MSKTTPEQNKALVLEAFDTLFNQRDYAAAERFWSDKYIQHSAHIAPGRDGLFNLIRDLPATLRYENQLIVAEGDYVIAHGRFTGHGRPRAWIAADVVRFENGKLAEHWDVLQDEATKAESVSGLPMFGDTFANEQ
- a CDS encoding SDR family oxidoreductase; translated protein: MKLTGNTIFITGGTSGIGRALAEALNKRSNKVIVAGRRKALLDEVAKANPGIDTVELDIGNGQQIREVAAQLIARYPALNVVINNAGIMPFDDAGGALDDEQAVRLVETNLLGPVRVSAAFVEHLKQQPESTLINNSSVLAFVPIAQTALYSATKAAIHSYTLSQRFMLRNTSVRVLEIAPPWVDTDLIHKSGDPRAMPLDAFIAETMERLETATTEVIVDAAKPLRDNAGPNEHAFVEQFNQFIVDNPIPVE
- a CDS encoding SDR family NAD(P)-dependent oxidoreductase; the encoded protein is MAQAYQGTALITGASSGIGAVYAERLARRGYDLILVARNRNKLIALADRITNETRRSVEIVDADLNDRAGLAAVEAKLKQDASITLLVNNAGVGTHKPLLDSDVDAMTRLIDLNVTALTRLTYAAVPGFIARGKGAVINISSIVAISPETLNGVYGGSKAFVLAFSQSLHHELAGKGVQVQAVLPGATATDFWETGGLPIEHLPESIVMSASDMVDAALIGFDRGELVTIPSLHAGEKWDAYEAARQAMAPILSNKVPAPRYTTA
- a CDS encoding GlxA family transcriptional regulator; this translates as MHRIGFLMSDGFQIMALAPQSVFEYANMTAGEAFYTLENFSIDGGEVRSSLNVAVSTRPLRGKVDVDTWFVAGVNDPLSSPAPEEILAFLRKGGQRARRIAGICTGAFVLAEAGLLAQRRATTHWYFGREMQKRFPDIRVEEDRIYIVDGPIWTSAGMTAGLDLALAMVEKDLGPEIARSVAHKLVMHHRRAGGQSQHSEMLDLAPKSDRIQNALNYARQNLSRALTVEELADSVHLSPRQFSRVFTLETGQSPAKAIEGLRLEAARLMIEQSRHPLEVIAKETGFRDRRHMREAFVRGFGVPPQAVRREARVDVE
- a CDS encoding D-2-hydroxyacid dehydrogenase family protein — protein: MPSQSLVSVAILDDYQNVALDLADWSPLNNRAQITVFNDHVSEDAQVIERLKPFDVLCVMRERTPLTREILEHLPNLKLIASTGAGNASIDTDAAAERGIEVVHTGYSSTPTIEFAWSMILAMARNISVENQSLREGGWQVTLGTELAGKTLGLLGLGRVGSAVGVIGRAFRMNVIAWSQNLTAERAESKGVQLVDKDTLFSTSDFLSIHVRLSERTRGLVGAAEFAQMKPTSRIINTSRGPIVDETALLAALKSGQIAGAAIDVYDTEPLDPAHPFRSLNNVLATPHIGYVSRELYQTFYGDSVRNIVEWLDKTQQPAHG
- a CDS encoding LysR family transcriptional regulator, with the translated sequence MKLDPVSLKLFVRVVDEGTIAGAAELEHIAAPAVSKRLKELEDLFGTPLLTRTNKGITPTAAGVNLSILARDVLDDMRNIVLQMKAYSDGLRGSVRVLVNISAISTFMPPIVKSFSERYPDVNISLLERDSLAITESVAENVAEIGVFTRLPHSADIEVHPFRTDELKVLVPSAHPLANRRHVAFAETLDHEHVVLRAGTHLRFQMLSEASKAGKTLRAKVEVSSYDALCKMVQVGMGVGILPAGNAELYRLPGTRMLKLDEAWATRELVVCVRRADALSPVARLFFEHLLASH